In Bacillus sp. Cs-700, one genomic interval encodes:
- a CDS encoding response regulator transcription factor: MEKDARILVVDDEERIRKLLRMYLERENYEIEEAENGEQALEMAIEDDFDLILLDLMLPGMDGIEVCQQMREQKATPVIMLTAKGEEANRVQGFEVGADDYITKPFSPREVVLRVKALLRRSSTTKFLQTETTTKNVIVFPHLTIDHDAHRVLAEEQIINLTPKEYELLYYLAKAPDKVFSREELLKDVWNYEFFGDLRTVDTHVKRLREKLNKVSPKAAAMISTVWGVGYKFEAVKE; encoded by the coding sequence TTGGAAAAAGACGCACGAATTTTAGTTGTAGATGATGAAGAGCGTATTCGAAAGTTGCTACGTATGTATCTAGAGAGAGAAAACTATGAAATTGAAGAAGCGGAAAATGGAGAACAAGCACTTGAAATGGCTATCGAAGATGATTTTGATCTCATTTTGCTTGATCTGATGCTTCCGGGAATGGATGGAATAGAAGTTTGTCAGCAAATGCGTGAGCAAAAAGCGACGCCTGTTATTATGTTGACGGCAAAAGGCGAAGAAGCCAATCGCGTTCAAGGATTTGAAGTTGGAGCAGATGACTATATTACTAAGCCATTTAGTCCGAGGGAAGTCGTTCTCCGCGTGAAGGCATTGCTTAGAAGGTCGTCAACGACAAAATTTCTACAAACAGAAACAACCACAAAAAATGTAATCGTATTTCCACACTTAACCATTGATCATGATGCACATCGTGTCCTAGCAGAGGAACAAATTATTAATTTAACACCTAAAGAGTATGAGCTTTTGTATTATCTTGCAAAAGCACCTGATAAAGTATTCTCTCGTGAAGAACTGTTGAAAGATGTATGGAATTACGAATTTTTTGGTGATCTACGTACTGTTGATACTCATGTGAAACGTCTTAGAGAAAAGTTGAATAAAGTTTCTCCAAAAGCTGCTGCAATGATTTCAACGGTTTGGGGTGTAGGGTATAAGTTTGAGGCTGTTAAAGAGTAA